One stretch of Dokdonia sp. Hel_I_53 DNA includes these proteins:
- the rpmB gene encoding 50S ribosomal protein L28 has translation MSRVCELTGKRAMVGNNVSHAMNKTKRKFNVNLVKKRFYLPEEDKWVTLKVSTSALKNINKKGIDAVIKEARAKGFLTK, from the coding sequence ATGTCTAGAGTTTGTGAGCTTACAGGTAAGAGAGCGATGGTAGGAAACAATGTTTCTCACGCTATGAACAAGACCAAGCGTAAATTTAACGTGAATCTTGTAAAAAAACGTTTTTACCTTCCAGAAGAAGATAAATGGGTCACTTTAAAAGTGTCTACATCTGCTTTAAAAAATATCAATAAAAAAGGAATTGATGCCGTGATTAAAGAAGCACGTGCAAAAGGTTTCTTAACTAAATAA
- the rpmG gene encoding 50S ribosomal protein L33 has translation MAKKGNRVQVILECTEHKATGQPGTSRYITTKNKKNTPDRMELKKFNPVLKKMTVHKEIK, from the coding sequence ATGGCAAAGAAAGGGAACAGAGTTCAAGTAATACTAGAATGTACAGAGCATAAAGCAACTGGGCAACCAGGTACGTCTAGATATATCACGACAAAAAATAAAAAGAACACTCCAGATCGTATGGAGTTGAAGAAATTCAACCCTGTACTTAAGAAAATGACTGTTCATAAAGAAATTAAGTAA
- a CDS encoding DUF4295 domain-containing protein produces MAKKSVASLQTGSKRLTKAIKMVKSPKTGAYTFVESVMAPDLVNDFLAKK; encoded by the coding sequence ATGGCAAAGAAATCAGTAGCATCTTTACAGACAGGATCTAAGCGTTTAACAAAAGCGATTAAAATGGTAAAGTCTCCAAAAACTGGAGCTTACACATTTGTTGAGTCAGTAATGGCTCCAGACTTAGTAAACGATTTCTTAGCTAAGAAATAA
- the lgt gene encoding prolipoprotein diacylglyceryl transferase, giving the protein MNLLLPLKFTWNPISGLDLGFLTIHFYSLMFVVAFSLGFYLMKKMFERENVPVEKLDSLFIYAVVSILVGARLGHVFFYQTELLWQDPLSVILPFRFVPEFEFTGFRGLASHGAAIATIFGLWLYNKKVLHKSVLWILDRVVITCASGAIFVRIGNFLNSEMVGKITDSAIGMQFVQDEISERRAVALTSIKNPKEAYQALTDNPQFAEIISAIPYRYPGQLMEAFGYVFVFLILFGLYWKTNSRNKPGLLFGLFLLLLMTVRLIVENFKREQVEGREDWIFDLNTGQVLSIPFILIGLYFVITALVKKPVTAE; this is encoded by the coding sequence ATGAATTTGTTACTCCCACTGAAATTTACATGGAATCCAATATCTGGTCTTGACCTAGGATTTCTTACCATTCACTTTTACAGTTTAATGTTTGTCGTTGCCTTTTCGTTAGGATTTTACTTAATGAAAAAAATGTTTGAGCGTGAGAATGTTCCTGTAGAAAAGCTAGACAGCCTATTTATTTATGCTGTAGTATCTATACTTGTAGGTGCTCGCCTTGGGCATGTGTTCTTTTATCAAACCGAATTACTATGGCAAGATCCGTTATCTGTAATTCTTCCATTTAGATTTGTTCCAGAATTTGAATTTACAGGCTTTAGAGGTTTAGCAAGTCACGGTGCAGCCATTGCTACTATTTTTGGCCTTTGGTTATATAATAAAAAAGTACTTCACAAATCTGTACTTTGGATATTGGATCGCGTAGTAATCACGTGTGCATCTGGAGCTATATTTGTTAGAATTGGAAATTTTTTGAATTCTGAAATGGTAGGGAAAATTACAGACAGCGCCATTGGAATGCAATTTGTACAAGACGAGATATCAGAACGTCGTGCTGTAGCCCTTACTTCTATTAAAAATCCTAAAGAAGCGTATCAAGCACTTACAGATAATCCTCAGTTTGCAGAAATTATAAGTGCAATACCTTATCGTTATCCGGGTCAATTAATGGAGGCCTTTGGATATGTATTTGTCTTTTTAATTTTATTCGGTTTATATTGGAAAACAAACTCGCGTAATAAACCAGGTCTTTTATTTGGTCTTTTCCTACTACTCCTTATGACGGTACGCCTTATAGTAGAAAACTTTAAAAGAGAACAAGTAGAAGGTCGCGAAGATTGGATCTTTGATTTGAATACGGGTCAAGTCTTGAGTATACCTTTTATACTTATCGGACTCTATTTTGTAATTACTGCCTTAGTTAAAAAGCCAGTAACTGCAGAATAG